Proteins found in one Quercus robur chromosome 2, dhQueRobu3.1, whole genome shotgun sequence genomic segment:
- the LOC126693590 gene encoding uncharacterized protein LOC126693590, with protein MCIGDYNEILSFEEKNGRLPKPLPPMVDFQNALLFCGLIDLGYNGYRFTWWNEQAKKAFMEERLDRACALVEWSVLHPRVNVIHFIASYSDHDSILLDTTSVSAPTPHRRHKLHKFEEKWVSHPEGEQKIRDSWTQSLALGSPMNRLFEKIKQC; from the coding sequence ATGTGTATTGGTGACTATAATGAGATCTTGAGCTTTGAGGAGAAAAATGGCAGACTACCTAAGCCACTGCCTCCCATGGTAGATTTCCAAAATGCTTTGCTCTTTTGCGGACTGATTGATCTTGGTTACAATGGTTATAGGTTTACATGGTGGAATGAGCAAGCCAAAAAAGCATTTATGGAGGAGAGATTAGATAGAGCGTGTGCATTGGTCGAATGGTCGGTGTTGCACCCGAGGGTGAATGTGATCCATTTCATAGCCTCATACTCCGATCATGACTCGATACTATTGGACACAACCTCGGTTTCTGCTCCTACTCCTCACCGACGACACAAGCTCCACAAGTTTGAAGAAAAGTGGGTGTCGCACCCGGAGGGCGAGCAAAAAATCCGAGATTCATGGACCCAATCACTAGCTTTGGGTAGTCCCATGAACCGCTTGtttgagaaaatcaaacaaTGCTGA